CCTTTTCACatgcaattctctctccctggcGTGTCCTTCCTTGCCTGGTTGGCCTCTTTTGCTGGTTGCCCTTTATGATTCAGTGTAGTtatcctctctttctgttccacaTGCATAATGCTATTTCTTGACAACCACTTTAGATTCCCTCTCACTGTATGCACTTCTTCCAAAACAGGGACTaacttctttatcccttcattcTATTGCCTAGCACCATGCTTGTTTGTAATTTACTCCCAAGGTGGAGTAttgggggtgtgtgtgctgtATGGGTGTATGCACCTGCTTGCACAAATGGAGAGTGTGAATCCAAATCTCTGCTGGTCACTCAGCGGGTTGAGCACGCGAAAGCTGTACCTCAGGCTTTTCGCTTGATCACCAGTGATATTAATGAGCATTCAGCTACCTGAGACCCCCTCAAGCATCTCAGACTGTGCAACAAAGCCACACCCTTTTGAGCCCCGGCAGCACATCGGAGGCGGGGCCAGTGACTCCGCCTCCACCCTCCTCCAGGCGAGGGAGAAATCATGCAGGCACAGCCGGAAGAGAGCCAGTCTGGCCCGGCCCTCCTTTTCCAACCAACTGCAGAAAGAGCACACATATAGTCATTTCCGGGAAACGGGTGCTTGCTCTGTGTGTGCAACATGGAGGCGACTGGTGTGACTGCTGAGCCGGTGAGACGCTgctctggggtgggtggggaattcGAGCCGGGTCGAGCATTGAACATGActcccctcttctttttcccttcccaggTTTCCGGGGAACTGGTGTCTGtggcacatgctctttctctcccagcTGAGTCTTATGGCAACGATGTGAGTATGACTCACCCCCAGCTTCCACTCACCCAACTACCCTGGGATGTCTGCAGGGCCTAACACGAAAATTGTAACCCCCTGACCTGATATCTTCTGTGAACCCTCTCCTTGCCGGCCAGAGACCACActtttttattaattctaatcTTTTTGATCCACAAACCCATGCCAAATGCCAATGGAAATTGTTCCCAAACTTTGCTGCAATAGTACCACCTGAGAAGCTTTTATATGTTCTGTTGTCCAGGTCGCAATATATaccaattaaatgaaaatatttgggagGGGGTTAAGATTGTGGAATCACTAATTTTTAAAGGTTCCTGAGTGATAACCTTATTCAGTAAAATGGCACTGACTTATGGTGTGTCTAGTTTAGATTCTTAAAGAGAAAGCACATGATATTTTTGAGATACAAGACACCTGGACATGACAATATAGTaacactcaaataaaaatatcattgatGTATACTAGATTAGGATATAAGATCTAAAGGAGTTTAGCCCAAGAAGAAACCCCTTAGAACTGAGACAGTAGAGGTCTTAAGACTTCACTGAGAAAGTGAATCTCTAGCTGGATCCTCAAAGTATAGATGGATAAAGTACATGGGTTGGCAGTTGGGAAAAGGACCTGGTGTAAGGTGTGGAGGCAAAAATGCAAGTGGCATTTCTGGGTTCAGTGAAAAAGATCCATCTAGCTGGAgtgggagattttattttattttttttatatgaaatttattgacaaattggtttccatacatagCTGGAGTGGGAGATTTTAATGGAACAGGTGGTGGGTACTTGGTAAGGCTTATTTATAACCTAGCTGGCTTCACaatactgtttcatttttaagtgttataGGATGGGGAATTGGCTATCTGATAAGCACAAATGATGATTATAACATGCTACACTATTAAAAGTGAAGAATATTTCACTTCCATTATCTTACTTTGTACTCCCAACAACTCAGTATTGTATGTGAGTATATTATTTCAGTCAGTTTTACAGTGATTTAACTCAGTCCTGAGAAGGCAATTTATCTACCACTATATGTAGTCTCCTATGCTTTCACTAGCTGCTGGGAAAAGAGCCAGTGGCTTTTGCTGTTGATTAGACTGTGTAGGTAGCTTCTTTTGGTAGGTAGTTTCCTTCATAAGGATAAAAGTTTTATACTGTCCAGACCCATTAGTTCAGTTTTTATCCTTTGACAGTAACACCACATTTGGTAGTGTTATTGAGCATTAACTAGACCTCTACAGACATCCTTAATTTGTTCTCTAGTAGCAGGATTTGGAGATTCTGACCTGGCATTCATTCTTCACTCCTTTGCAGCCTGATATTGAGATGGCTTGGGCCATGAAAGCAATGCAGCATGCTGAGGTCTACTACAAGGTGAGTTGTCTGTCTTCATTATTAAGCAGAATTAAACATGTAATTGTAGTGTATGGTTCTTTGCTAATGACTGTGCTCAGCAAGTTAAGCAGTTGTATTTTGgagataatttttattactgtaagATCTTACCCACAGAAAACAGGGGGGTGGAAGTGAATTTTGTTTTGACAATGAGGACTTGTATTTCTTTGCCCAGTTTTCTGCTGCTAACTGGCAAAATAATTCTTAGCCCATAGTAAGCagttaataaatgtttgatgactGAATGAACAATTCATAGAGGGCAATATTCAGGCAGTACTAGGACCGAAAATGTTTAAATTGTGTAAAGGACTGTAGTAGATCATGGCCCTTGAAAACTATGTCATGATTTCAACTGGGACCTAGTCTGTCTGTACTTCCTAATAAAGTCTTCTGCCCTTAGAACCATAAGGATtttctggggaaggaggaaagaagtgtAGCAAATTAGAGATTAGCATCTGTGTGTTGTCTTATGTCTGGCAGCTCATTTCATCAGTTGACCCACAGTTCCTGAAACTCACCAAAGTGGATGACCAAATCTATTCTGAGTTTCGAAAAAATTTTGAGAAACTCAGGATAGATGTGTTGGACCCAGAAGAGCTCAAATCAGAATCAGCTAAAGAGgtaagatttctctctcttaaatattaCCTATAATCTGACCAACAATTATtgattgtaaatatatttttatacatttaaacttttttctgtCTGTTTTAAGGAAATATGTAAAGAACCAGGGCTTTTATGTAGTTATAATCAACTAATAAGTAAgttatgaaacaaaataaacattttcctggTTTATGAGTTTTTCATGTTCACTggatctctttcttttcttttcttttccttcctttctttctttctttctttctttctttctttctttctttctttctttctttctttctttgacatTTCATCCCTTTCTACCCAGCCTTTTCAGGGGAGGAGAAACAAATTTACTTATGTTAGTAGTTTACTCAGAAGGCTTGGATGGACGATTGGCAAATAGGGTACAGAGAGGTGTTGAATTATCTGGATTTAAGTTCACATTATTGTGGGCCATGGGTAATCGGAAAACTTAGGTTTCACATTACTTACCTGATTATCTTATACTTTCACAGTGTGCTAAATCTATTACAGTGGGGAAAATATTTCCCTGAGGGTAGGTCCTTGTCttatgaaaaatgtaaacatttaacaCTTAGCGGGTTGTTACTGATCTTTGGAAAATTGCCTCTAGTGAATGgacttctttcttaaaatttaactttGTGACTTTGTGCCACATTCCTGCCACCTTGGTCTCATTTGTGCTTCAGTGGAGATGAATAGCTATTTTGGGCTGAGTTaacaataacttaaaaacaaaacaatatgtttaagaaatcaaattttaggggtgcctgggtggctcagtgggttaagcatctgtcttcggcacaggtcatgatcttacagttcatgaatttggGTTCGTGAACTTGAGCCCTGtggcaggctttgtgctgacagcttggcacctggagcctgcttcagattctgtgtctccctctctctgcccctcccccacttgtgctctgtctctctcaaaacaaaattaaaaaaaaattaaatcaaattttaattctgtagttaaggatttaaatatttttgtcaagTTAAAATATTGTTCATGTTGGGAAATACCAGCCTAAAGACAATAGCACAGAAACTCAATGCtagtgaaactagaaatcagctCAGTCATAGTCTCTTTCCCTATGGCTATTTTCCTTACTGAGCAAGTGGAATCCCTTTCCCTGGCCTGACTTCACCAGCCTCCTGCATTTGTCATCTAGGGCATCTTTTTTGCCTTTATAGAAGTGGAGGCCATTTTGCTTGAAGTTTGACGGAATTGTAGAAGACTTCAACTATGGTACTTTGCTGCGACTGGATTGTTCTCAGGGCTACACTGAGGAAAACACCATCTTTGGTGAGATTCTTGCCTCTATAATTGTTTCTGTATAAAGAAAGTGAGGGATCTGGTTTTACCAAAGAATTAATGACATGAATAGTTTGGGgatcattttatttgttatatatttaaagatcATGTTACTGTTTGTTGAGGGACTGAGATAAGATAGTTGAGTATTTTCTGCCTCATTTAACAAGATTAGAATTCCACATCTCTCAAGTTTATGACTGTTCTGGAATACTTTGAATGTTAGTTCA
This region of Felis catus isolate Fca126 chromosome X, F.catus_Fca126_mat1.0, whole genome shotgun sequence genomic DNA includes:
- the PBDC1 gene encoding protein PBDC1 isoform X2, with the protein product MAWAMKAMQHAEVYYKLISSVDPQFLKLTKVDDQIYSEFRKNFEKLRIDVLDPEELKSESAKEKWRPFCLKFDGIVEDFNYGTLLRLDCSQGYTEENTIFAPRIQFFAIEIARNREGYNKAVYISVHDKEVEKEGNHGREKADSGRAEEKGAKREGEKVKTNKGEEKEKEANKEINKSSETAM
- the PBDC1 gene encoding protein PBDC1 isoform X1, with the protein product MEATGVTAEPVSGELVSVAHALSLPAESYGNDPDIEMAWAMKAMQHAEVYYKLISSVDPQFLKLTKVDDQIYSEFRKNFEKLRIDVLDPEELKSESAKEKWRPFCLKFDGIVEDFNYGTLLRLDCSQGYTEENTIFAPRIQFFAIEIARNREGYNKAVYISVHDKEVEKEGNHGREKADSGRAEEKGAKREGEKVKTNKGEEKEKEANKEINKSSETAM